In one window of bacterium DNA:
- a CDS encoding T9SS type A sorting domain-containing protein, producing the protein MKKIPQCFPEAVSDGPVRIRIGQILFFLSILFLLNLTIAVADQYDVTIQDKHTRGLLNEEYNNLQCTTNAITMNMPTLSVQNQIFIYQTPTVGAAGVFDFKRDKWIFSGGTVTFSPWYRYNNGVPDCIGSYSPTVTGTYALYKTFSFPTDIPVDSSTRKLIVLIHGWNPDEMTNPYEGYSWPALVANLNTWVSAHPSWKVLAYNWGEDAATGPVLDIGGPDVLGNAIRNGTQAAEISHQHGQHLGPLIKSKLPNLEQIQFIAHSAGTWNARATAIYLSQQMSGVRIQITLLDPYIPGEAPDPESDCTIGKVNDLASLDRIELLENYYYTNDVNGTQSVFTWRAQDINKKLGSSLLPNPYNHMAPVEWYGATIGENPTDGWLHSLAFNDTPPAVEIRPPSGLTAMDTTEDNGHSIMLSWTVSPDDAIIDQYNIYRSRNAGATVIREPGDFPDLDEIAAAEETFMIHIVSVPAGTSTYTDTTVLLNDVKYTYWIESEKDGGVSKIIPSFTVTAVEVSPAAFSVFSPSPNPFNPSTTIAYTLGESCPVSFTVYDILGREMYVLKSGIQGVGMHSVVWNGTGGDGTRLGSGVYLFRLTAGRHVHQGKIALIR; encoded by the coding sequence ATGAAAAAGATTCCGCAGTGTTTTCCCGAAGCCGTTTCCGACGGTCCGGTTCGTATCCGGATCGGTCAAATACTGTTTTTCCTGTCGATTCTGTTTCTGCTGAACCTCACAATCGCGGTGGCGGATCAATACGATGTAACGATACAGGATAAACACACCCGCGGCTTGCTCAATGAAGAATATAACAATCTGCAATGCACGACGAATGCAATAACGATGAACATGCCGACCCTGTCCGTTCAAAACCAGATTTTCATATATCAGACACCGACTGTCGGCGCAGCCGGAGTGTTCGATTTCAAACGTGATAAATGGATATTCTCCGGCGGAACAGTCACCTTCAGCCCGTGGTACCGGTACAACAACGGCGTCCCCGACTGCATCGGGTCTTATTCGCCGACTGTGACGGGAACCTACGCTCTCTATAAGACCTTCTCCTTCCCGACTGACATTCCGGTCGACAGCTCCACCCGGAAGCTCATTGTGCTCATCCACGGCTGGAATCCCGACGAGATGACGAATCCCTATGAAGGATACAGCTGGCCGGCACTCGTGGCCAACCTGAATACCTGGGTGAGCGCGCACCCGAGCTGGAAAGTGCTTGCGTATAACTGGGGAGAGGATGCCGCGACTGGACCGGTACTCGACATCGGCGGTCCTGATGTGCTCGGAAACGCAATCAGAAACGGTACACAGGCAGCCGAGATATCCCATCAGCACGGCCAGCATCTCGGGCCGCTGATCAAAAGCAAGCTCCCGAACCTCGAGCAGATACAGTTCATCGCCCACAGCGCCGGTACATGGAATGCCCGCGCCACCGCCATCTACCTATCGCAGCAAATGAGCGGTGTACGGATACAGATTACGCTCCTCGATCCGTATATCCCCGGCGAAGCCCCCGATCCCGAATCCGACTGCACGATCGGCAAGGTCAACGATCTCGCATCTCTCGACCGCATCGAACTGCTCGAAAACTATTATTATACGAACGATGTCAATGGAACACAGTCGGTCTTTACCTGGCGAGCGCAGGATATCAACAAAAAACTGGGTTCATCACTGCTGCCCAATCCCTATAACCACATGGCCCCGGTCGAATGGTACGGCGCCACAATCGGCGAGAATCCGACGGACGGATGGTTGCACAGCCTGGCATTCAACGACACCCCGCCTGCAGTCGAAATCCGCCCGCCCTCGGGCCTGACCGCTATGGACACGACGGAAGACAACGGCCACAGCATCATGCTGTCATGGACTGTTTCCCCCGACGATGCGATCATCGACCAGTACAACATCTACCGTTCACGTAACGCCGGGGCGACCGTAATCCGCGAACCGGGCGATTTCCCCGACCTCGATGAGATCGCTGCCGCGGAGGAGACCTTCATGATCCATATCGTCTCCGTTCCCGCAGGCACCTCAACCTACACCGACACAACAGTCCTCTTGAACGACGTTAAATATACCTATTGGATAGAATCGGAGAAGGACGGCGGCGTGAGTAAAATAATACCATCGTTCACGGTAACAGCGGTGGAGGTGTCTCCCGCCGCGTTCTCAGTGTTTTCCCCTTCCCCCAATCCCTTCAATCCCTCGACGACCATCGCGTACACACTCGGTGAATCATGTCCGGTCAGCTTTACGGTATATGATATCCTGGGGAGGGAAATGTATGTGCTCAAAAGCGGTATACAGGGCGTGGGAATGCACAGTGTGGTCTGGAACGGCACCGGCGGCGACGGCACCCGGCTCGGATCGGGCGTATACCTGTTCAGACTGACCGCGGGCCGGCATGTTCATCAGGGGAAAATCGCGCTTATCCGGTGA
- a CDS encoding manganese efflux pump MntP family protein: MELLTILALAVALAMDAFAVSVAAGIRLGCVTGGQTFRLASHFGFFQFLMPVLGWSLGASMEKVISSFDHWIAMLLLGFIGGKMIYEALVKSDTSKLPSDPTRGFHLYGLSVATSIDALAVGISLGVLNRNIWYPSIIIGIVAAAFTVVGIRLGCRIGLRFSKNMEILGGIILIAIGVKIVLDHTVFAS; encoded by the coding sequence ATGGAACTGTTAACCATACTCGCGCTGGCTGTTGCGCTCGCCATGGATGCGTTCGCCGTATCGGTCGCGGCAGGGATCAGGCTTGGCTGTGTTACCGGCGGCCAGACATTCCGCCTTGCGTCGCATTTCGGATTTTTCCAGTTTCTGATGCCTGTACTGGGTTGGTCGCTCGGCGCTTCGATGGAAAAGGTGATTAGCTCGTTCGACCACTGGATAGCCATGCTGCTGCTCGGATTCATCGGCGGGAAAATGATATATGAGGCGCTCGTGAAATCGGACACGTCAAAGCTTCCGAGCGATCCTACACGGGGATTCCACCTCTACGGGCTGTCGGTCGCAACGAGTATCGATGCCCTTGCGGTCGGTATCAGCCTCGGAGTGCTCAACAGGAATATCTGGTATCCCAGCATCATCATCGGCATCGTCGCCGCCGCCTTCACCGTGGTCGGCATACGGCTCGGGTGCAGAATCGGCCTGCGGTTCAGTAAAAACATGGAAATATTGGGGGGAATCATTCTCATCGCCATCGGCGTGAAAATTGTACTCGATCATACGGTATTCGCTTCATGA
- a CDS encoding PIG-L family deacetylase, which produces MNILALGSHPDDIEFGCGATLLKFAQMGHKVYLFVATYGELGGDWRTRKKEQMNSADYMGVEKIFWGEYSDCQLPLSRQLIMRIEDVITEVDPDFIFVHYDDDTHQDHRVLASATLSATRYIPNFLFYEGPTTLNFSPNVYVDIGNTIKGKKVLLKKHASQVRKVNVNMPDISILDIAESTAYFRGIQARMKIAEAFKSVRLFIDIPKAGDECTPAKSGKAKK; this is translated from the coding sequence ATGAATATACTTGCTCTCGGGTCTCACCCTGATGATATCGAATTCGGGTGCGGTGCAACGCTCCTGAAATTCGCTCAGATGGGCCATAAAGTGTATCTTTTTGTTGCCACATATGGCGAGCTCGGCGGCGACTGGAGGACACGTAAAAAAGAGCAGATGAATTCCGCCGATTACATGGGAGTAGAAAAGATTTTCTGGGGTGAGTATTCGGACTGTCAGCTTCCGCTTTCACGTCAGCTGATCATGAGAATCGAAGATGTCATCACCGAAGTCGATCCCGATTTTATCTTTGTACATTATGACGATGATACCCACCAGGACCATCGTGTACTGGCGAGCGCCACGTTGTCGGCTACGCGGTATATTCCGAACTTCCTCTTTTATGAGGGGCCCACCACGCTTAATTTTTCTCCCAACGTTTATGTCGATATCGGAAATACGATCAAGGGGAAAAAAGTGCTCCTCAAAAAGCATGCCTCCCAGGTTCGCAAGGTCAATGTGAACATGCCGGACATTTCCATTCTCGATATTGCCGAATCGACCGCGTATTTCAGGGGTATTCAGGCACGCATGAAAATTGCCGAGGCGTTCAAATCCGTGCGGCTTTTTATAGACATACCGAAAGCCGGCGACGAGTGCACACCGGCAAAATCCGGCAAGGCAAAGAAATAA
- a CDS encoding WbqC family protein has product MIVSVHQPHYLPWLGYIDKIDAAGTFVLLDTVQYEIRGWQNRNLIKTPSGKQWLTIPVNHEFETPVRDVAIDNSWRWAKKHANAIRMNYSRAPWYSRYGEYFEALYSRPWEILADLNTEMLRFFVGDLGLAARIVKASELGVDSEEPNERIARIVAEVGGDVYLSGHGAREYFCEEPFRKAGIRVVFQEFETVPYPQLYGDFIPGLSVIDALFNMGPQAALEIIRKGRRTAL; this is encoded by the coding sequence ATGATTGTATCTGTTCATCAGCCGCACTATCTGCCGTGGCTCGGGTACATCGACAAAATCGATGCCGCCGGAACGTTTGTTCTGCTCGATACGGTGCAGTATGAAATACGCGGCTGGCAGAACCGTAACCTCATAAAGACCCCGAGCGGGAAACAGTGGCTGACCATACCGGTCAACCATGAGTTCGAAACACCGGTCAGGGATGTTGCCATCGACAATTCATGGCGGTGGGCGAAAAAGCATGCGAATGCCATCAGGATGAATTATTCCCGGGCGCCGTGGTATTCACGGTACGGCGAATATTTCGAGGCTCTGTATTCACGACCGTGGGAGATTCTTGCGGACCTCAATACGGAAATGCTCCGCTTTTTTGTCGGTGATCTCGGTCTCGCCGCACGCATTGTAAAAGCTTCGGAACTGGGGGTCGATTCCGAAGAGCCCAATGAACGCATCGCCCGGATAGTCGCAGAAGTCGGCGGCGATGTCTATCTTTCCGGCCATGGAGCCCGCGAGTACTTTTGTGAAGAGCCATTCCGGAAGGCAGGAATCAGGGTGGTTTTCCAGGAATTTGAAACCGTACCGTATCCGCAGCTTTACGGTGATTTTATTCCGGGATTATCGGTCATCGATGCGCTTTTTAACATGGGGCCGCAAGCTGCCCTTGAAATCATACGAAAAGGCAGGAGGACTGCGCTATGA
- a CDS encoding glycosyltransferase family 4 protein — protein MVEDKLTGITVIEVITRLDRGGSAEMVLDLVRELSRDGVRVVLITGKTTNPQTDLDVFAAQYGVDLIIVPQLVREISPLNDGIAFLNIRRIIKRIKPDIVHTHTSKAGIVGRFAAWSADVGHIVHTPHGHIFYGYYNPIVTWFFVLAERLAARITEKITTLTRQGLTDHVRKGIAEENKFTVIPGGVDVRRFKNASGEPVRSETGFRDRKIVGWAGRIDPIKNCSLFIEAASIVMKRKGDVCFIVAGDGKESDIVKKQSDERGLSGRVVFLGNRSDMPEVMAAFDIFVLSSHNEGFGRVLVEAMAAGAVPVSVKVGGTSDVIEDGVSGILVPPENAEAIADAVCGLLEDNALYNRLRDSGKKRADLFDSRAVIDRFEELYAGILGL, from the coding sequence ATGGTTGAAGACAAACTTACCGGTATAACGGTTATCGAGGTAATTACCCGTCTTGACCGCGGCGGTTCGGCTGAGATGGTTCTCGATCTCGTTCGTGAACTTTCACGCGACGGGGTTCGTGTCGTGCTGATCACGGGGAAAACCACGAATCCGCAGACCGATCTGGACGTGTTTGCCGCGCAGTATGGTGTCGATCTTATTATTGTGCCGCAGCTCGTCCGGGAAATTTCGCCGCTGAACGACGGTATCGCTTTTCTGAACATTCGGAGGATTATTAAGCGGATCAAGCCCGATATTGTTCACACACACACGTCAAAAGCCGGTATAGTGGGGAGATTCGCGGCATGGTCGGCCGATGTCGGACATATCGTTCATACGCCGCATGGGCATATTTTTTACGGATACTATAATCCGATTGTGACATGGTTTTTTGTTCTGGCCGAGAGGCTTGCGGCCCGAATCACCGAAAAAATCACCACGCTCACCCGTCAGGGGCTTACCGATCACGTCCGCAAAGGGATTGCTGAAGAGAACAAGTTCACGGTCATTCCCGGAGGTGTCGATGTGCGGCGGTTTAAAAACGCCAGCGGAGAACCGGTCAGGAGCGAAACCGGATTCCGTGACCGGAAAATTGTTGGCTGGGCCGGCCGTATCGATCCGATAAAGAACTGTTCCCTGTTCATCGAAGCCGCATCTATTGTCATGAAACGAAAGGGAGACGTGTGTTTTATCGTTGCAGGAGATGGGAAAGAAAGCGATATTGTAAAGAAACAATCGGATGAGCGCGGTCTTTCCGGCAGGGTCGTGTTTCTCGGAAACAGGAGCGATATGCCCGAAGTCATGGCCGCTTTCGATATTTTCGTGCTTTCTTCGCACAACGAAGGATTCGGCAGGGTGCTTGTCGAGGCAATGGCCGCCGGGGCTGTTCCGGTTTCGGTAAAAGTCGGGGGAACGAGCGATGTTATCGAGGATGGCGTTTCGGGGATTCTTGTACCGCCGGAGAATGCTGAAGCAATAGCGGATGCCGTATGCGGGTTACTGGAGGACAATGCGCTCTATAATCGTCTCAGGGACAGCGGGAAAAAAAGAGCGGACCTCTTCGATTCAAGAGCGGTCATCGACCGGTTTGAGGAATTATATGCGGGGATTCTTGGTTTGTAA
- a CDS encoding glycosyltransferase family 4 protein encodes MKRSLLLTNDFPPVISGISTVFYHVWKYFPSDRMLVLTPRVKDSVAFDRNASFKPLRFRPNREGILGKIGSMCGMFLWTAYLVIFRNVREIHAGQVLTSGPIGYFFQAVFGIPCFLWIYGGETTSSYSASALKMWIVTRMVRKSAFIVTNSPSTTREMTGFGISRDRIIEILPAVDSVLFTPGSPDEHLIEKYRLEGKDVLVTVSRLAKRKGHDLVLRALAVLRERKNLHYLIVGAGEDRARLEQVVRELGIEKMVTFAGRAEDSELPLYYRLGDVYVMPNREVFDEPDSVEGFGISFIEAGACGKAVIAGRSGGAGDAVENGITGYLIDPENPAECAEKIEYLLDHPEVREEMGRRGRERVEKQFTWRHRAETLSGYLTVPPIEIRK; translated from the coding sequence ATGAAACGCTCCCTTTTACTGACCAATGACTTTCCCCCTGTCATCAGCGGAATATCCACGGTTTTCTACCATGTATGGAAATACTTCCCGTCCGACCGGATGCTTGTCCTGACACCACGGGTGAAAGATTCCGTTGCCTTTGACCGTAACGCTTCCTTCAAGCCGCTTCGTTTCCGCCCGAACAGGGAAGGGATACTGGGGAAAATCGGTTCGATGTGCGGCATGTTTTTATGGACCGCATATCTTGTTATATTCAGAAATGTGCGTGAAATCCATGCCGGCCAGGTTCTGACGTCCGGGCCTATCGGGTATTTTTTTCAGGCGGTTTTCGGTATACCGTGTTTTCTCTGGATTTACGGCGGTGAAACGACATCCTCATACAGCGCCTCAGCTTTAAAAATGTGGATCGTTACCCGGATGGTGAGGAAAAGTGCGTTCATCGTAACGAACAGTCCTTCCACAACCCGTGAAATGACCGGTTTCGGTATATCCCGCGACCGTATTATCGAAATTCTCCCCGCTGTCGATTCAGTGCTGTTCACACCCGGATCGCCGGATGAGCACCTTATCGAAAAATATCGCCTCGAAGGGAAAGATGTACTCGTAACCGTGTCACGTCTGGCAAAGCGGAAAGGACATGATCTTGTGCTGCGGGCTCTCGCTGTCCTCAGGGAGAGAAAGAATCTGCATTATCTTATTGTCGGCGCGGGAGAAGACCGTGCGCGGCTCGAACAGGTGGTCAGGGAGCTCGGCATCGAAAAAATGGTGACGTTTGCCGGGAGAGCCGAGGATTCCGAGCTGCCGCTTTATTACCGCCTCGGCGATGTTTATGTCATGCCGAACAGGGAAGTGTTCGACGAGCCCGACTCGGTCGAAGGCTTCGGCATTTCCTTCATCGAAGCTGGCGCGTGCGGCAAAGCAGTGATTGCCGGGCGTTCGGGTGGCGCCGGTGATGCCGTCGAAAACGGGATAACCGGTTATCTCATCGATCCCGAAAATCCCGCCGAATGTGCGGAAAAGATAGAATATCTGCTCGATCATCCCGAAGTACGGGAGGAAATGGGTCGCAGAGGAAGGGAACGGGTGGAGAAGCAGTTTACCTGGAGACATCGCGCCGAAACGCTCTCCGGGTATCTGACCGTACCCCCGATAGAAATCCGGAAATAA
- a CDS encoding endonuclease III translates to MATDIDKIIQILRETTQKWREPIVTEMTRQTHDPFKVLVSTIISLRTKDEVTREASHRLYILAETPETMLVLPTDTIEKAIYPAGFYRNKARTIIAVCRTIMTKYGGKVPDDLDELLKIKGIGRKTANLVLTKGFGKPGICVDTHVHRISNRLGYVVTKNPVETEFELRKILPEQYWIEYNDLLVTFGQNMCKPVSPHCSECPIHNFCNRTGVKQHR, encoded by the coding sequence ATGGCTACCGATATTGATAAAATAATACAAATCCTTCGTGAAACGACACAAAAATGGCGGGAGCCGATCGTTACGGAGATGACACGACAAACACATGACCCGTTCAAAGTGCTCGTTTCGACCATTATAAGCCTGAGGACAAAGGATGAAGTGACCCGTGAGGCGTCACATCGGCTCTACATACTTGCGGAAACGCCGGAAACAATGCTCGTTCTGCCCACCGATACGATCGAAAAGGCGATATATCCCGCCGGATTCTACCGGAACAAAGCCCGGACGATTATTGCCGTATGCAGGACGATAATGACCAAGTACGGGGGGAAAGTTCCCGATGATCTCGATGAATTGCTGAAAATCAAGGGTATAGGGAGAAAGACCGCTAATCTGGTGTTGACAAAAGGATTCGGAAAACCGGGAATTTGTGTGGATACCCACGTTCACCGGATATCGAACCGGCTCGGGTATGTTGTCACGAAAAACCCTGTCGAAACCGAGTTCGAATTACGCAAAATTCTACCTGAACAGTACTGGATTGAGTATAACGATTTATTGGTTACGTTCGGCCAGAACATGTGCAAACCCGTTTCGCCGCACTGTTCGGAATGTCCGATTCACAATTTCTGTAATCGCACAGGGGTGAAACAGCATCGCTGA
- a CDS encoding S8 family peptidase — MKILQYALIFLFFFSLKTYAGPSVSPLLFFLRATGSPSLYKMSGVDQENFVPVTVRFNVPPSWERIRELESLGLFFSRYNDVILHSEHIYPARINLDNLDYFTGAEDIIRIERNLASLNCSTLDVSNPQVQASRVWKLEKHGSSIDGSGVTVANIDTGIDIYHPAFFKPDAGVYDWIDVNNSGSFEKGTDCVDLNRNGLPDGNETLSFYDASFRDPLNLMPRTADKYDADIDWLYNDENGNGVRDYGPDAGYSETDPSFGELLFIISDDNDNYRLDIGEKLIGLGTSRVIAIIDKEGVHHRGENLFTNTGDISNHGTGSSGIVGGQVPGRRLTGMAPGVEFIAINQTEVDIEENVLLAKDMGADIFMYEFGNWIFQFLDGSSNLETFISDLHRDNYPQLTASGNLAGPERKKHAVFSLDPLKQDTFTFSVPGSNIKNVFISLLWRGRFFSPSILLQLSSNDSLLITYDEKYYYFGDIKVISGRDTSPKGTTRIDILISSDNPFSGDMSINVENKSRFSALAVDAYIADDVSQWMNGAQFTNFITDDGTVCSPATADSDITVGAYDPRGTRNVKGAINDFSSWGNTIDGRRAVDITAPGTLVYSLSSHYPSHGIPGGYIDFGGTSASLPHVVGCAALIRQVLPGLTSSGLSAMLYDYALTDNFTGPVPNDIWGFGKLRIYDSLTLSQVITAVQNEHRPVPFSVSQSYPNPFNSIVSFDVYSSYDNNGITVTIYNVIGQTVTSYSINSMKNNMVRFTWNGRDSNGVSMPSGMYFFRFTSIDSSIIRKCLMLK; from the coding sequence ATGAAAATACTTCAGTATGCCCTGATATTTTTATTTTTTTTCTCTTTAAAAACTTATGCCGGACCATCCGTATCTCCGCTCCTTTTTTTCCTGCGGGCGACTGGCTCCCCGAGCCTTTATAAAATGTCCGGCGTCGACCAAGAAAATTTTGTACCGGTTACCGTGCGTTTCAACGTTCCGCCGAGTTGGGAACGTATCCGTGAACTCGAGTCCCTCGGCCTTTTTTTCAGCCGTTATAATGACGTCATTCTCCATTCCGAGCATATTTATCCTGCACGGATCAACCTTGACAACCTCGATTATTTCACCGGCGCGGAGGACATTATACGAATTGAACGAAATCTTGCATCGCTTAACTGCTCGACACTCGATGTTTCAAATCCTCAGGTTCAGGCTTCACGGGTCTGGAAGCTGGAAAAACACGGCTCTTCAATAGATGGCTCCGGCGTTACGGTGGCAAATATTGACACAGGCATCGATATCTATCATCCGGCCTTTTTCAAACCGGATGCTGGCGTCTACGATTGGATAGACGTCAATAACTCAGGCTCTTTTGAAAAAGGAACGGATTGTGTCGATCTCAATAGAAACGGCCTGCCGGACGGCAATGAAACGCTGAGCTTTTACGATGCTTCGTTCCGCGACCCGCTCAATCTTATGCCACGAACGGCTGATAAATACGACGCGGATATTGACTGGCTCTACAACGATGAGAATGGCAACGGAGTCCGTGATTACGGCCCCGATGCGGGCTACTCCGAAACTGATCCGTCTTTCGGCGAGCTGTTGTTTATCATATCGGATGATAATGACAACTATCGCCTCGATATCGGCGAAAAATTAATCGGCCTCGGAACTTCACGTGTTATTGCTATAATCGATAAGGAAGGTGTTCACCACCGCGGAGAAAATCTTTTTACCAATACGGGCGATATTTCAAACCACGGCACCGGTTCATCCGGTATTGTCGGCGGTCAGGTTCCGGGAAGACGTCTGACCGGAATGGCGCCGGGAGTCGAATTCATTGCAATAAATCAGACCGAAGTTGATATTGAGGAAAACGTTCTTTTAGCAAAAGATATGGGAGCCGATATTTTCATGTATGAGTTCGGGAACTGGATTTTTCAGTTCCTCGATGGCTCATCCAATCTCGAAACATTTATCAGCGATCTTCATCGGGACAACTATCCGCAGTTAACCGCATCCGGAAATCTTGCGGGACCCGAAAGGAAAAAACACGCCGTTTTTTCCCTCGATCCGCTTAAACAGGATACATTCACTTTTTCCGTACCCGGATCGAACATTAAAAATGTCTTTATCAGCCTGCTCTGGCGGGGCAGATTTTTTTCTCCTTCGATACTATTACAGTTGAGTTCTAACGATTCTCTGTTGATTACATATGATGAAAAATATTACTATTTCGGAGATATCAAGGTAATATCCGGGAGAGATACATCACCGAAAGGCACAACGAGAATCGATATATTAATTTCCTCCGATAATCCATTCAGCGGTGATATGTCGATAAACGTTGAAAATAAAAGCAGATTTTCCGCGCTCGCCGTGGATGCCTATATCGCCGACGATGTCTCGCAATGGATGAACGGCGCACAATTTACAAACTTCATCACCGATGACGGAACCGTCTGTTCTCCGGCTACTGCCGACAGCGACATAACTGTCGGCGCATATGACCCGCGCGGAACCCGTAACGTTAAAGGTGCTATCAACGATTTCAGTTCCTGGGGAAACACCATCGACGGCCGCAGGGCTGTCGATATTACAGCGCCCGGAACTCTCGTATATTCGCTCTCATCTCATTATCCCTCGCATGGTATCCCCGGCGGATATATAGATTTCGGCGGAACGAGCGCTTCCCTGCCCCATGTGGTCGGCTGTGCGGCGCTTATCAGACAGGTTCTGCCCGGCCTGACATCCTCCGGCCTCTCTGCAATGCTATACGACTATGCACTTACCGATAATTTTACCGGCCCGGTTCCCAATGATATCTGGGGATTTGGTAAACTCAGAATCTATGATTCCCTTACCCTGTCACAGGTCATCACAGCCGTTCAAAATGAACACAGACCCGTACCGTTTTCCGTCTCGCAGTCCTATCCGAATCCCTTTAACAGTATAGTTTCTTTCGATGTATATTCATCGTATGATAACAACGGTATTACCGTTACAATATATAATGTCATCGGTCAAACTGTTACATCCTACAGCATTAATTCAATGAAAAACAATATGGTAAGATTTACGTGGAATGGCAGGGACTCAAATGGAGTATCCATGCCTTCAGGAATGTATTTCTTCAGATTTACCAGCATTGATTCTTCAATAATCCGTAAATGCCTCATGCTCAAATAA